One Thermoplasma volcanium GSS1 genomic window carries:
- a CDS encoding methionine adenosyltransferase, protein MERNISVEELNQIPTPKKEVEIVERKGIGHPDSVADGIAEAVSRSLSKYYLEHYGRILHHNTDQVEVVGGQSAPKYGGGLVLEPTYILLSGRATTKVGNDRVPYKSITIKAAKDYLRNNFSHLDVDADVMIDSRIGQGSVDLVEVYDTSKLEANDTSFGVGFAPLSETENIVLKTERYLNGSLKKKLPMVGYDIKVMGFRQKDTINLTVAAAFVDKYIKDADEYFNLKDQLKDLVLDNAVEETDKEVKVYINTADIRENSKSVGYLTVTGMSMENGDDGSVGRGNRVNGLITPYRAMSMEAAAGKNPVTHVGKLYNVLANKIANDIVQEEGNDIAEVLVRIVSQIGRPIDDPHVASVQVIYEGNVDHSKHKNNIRNLVNDRLAHVSDLTMQFVEGKITVF, encoded by the coding sequence ATGGAAAGAAACATATCAGTCGAGGAGCTGAATCAGATTCCAACTCCAAAGAAAGAAGTCGAAATAGTCGAAAGGAAGGGCATTGGCCATCCAGACAGTGTTGCAGACGGAATTGCAGAAGCGGTCAGCAGATCGCTGTCAAAATACTACCTTGAACATTATGGTAGGATACTCCATCACAATACGGACCAGGTGGAGGTAGTTGGAGGGCAATCCGCACCAAAGTATGGCGGAGGCCTAGTACTTGAGCCTACATATATATTGCTTAGCGGCAGAGCTACAACGAAGGTAGGAAACGATAGGGTCCCGTACAAGTCCATCACGATTAAGGCGGCTAAAGATTACCTCAGAAACAATTTCAGTCACCTCGATGTGGACGCTGATGTTATGATAGATTCTAGGATCGGTCAAGGTTCAGTGGATCTGGTAGAAGTTTATGACACGAGCAAGCTTGAAGCAAACGATACATCATTCGGCGTTGGTTTTGCACCACTTTCAGAGACCGAAAATATTGTACTCAAGACTGAGCGGTATCTTAACGGCAGCCTAAAGAAAAAGCTGCCAATGGTCGGTTACGATATAAAAGTTATGGGTTTTAGGCAAAAGGACACTATAAACCTAACCGTAGCGGCGGCTTTTGTAGATAAATACATAAAAGACGCAGATGAATACTTCAATTTAAAAGATCAGCTTAAAGATTTGGTGCTAGATAACGCCGTCGAAGAAACGGATAAGGAAGTTAAGGTATACATAAACACCGCAGATATAAGAGAGAACAGCAAATCAGTGGGCTACCTTACGGTAACTGGAATGTCCATGGAGAACGGCGATGACGGTTCTGTTGGCAGGGGAAACAGGGTCAACGGCCTTATAACTCCATATAGGGCTATGAGCATGGAAGCAGCAGCTGGCAAGAATCCTGTCACGCACGTAGGTAAGCTATACAACGTGCTTGCAAACAAAATAGCAAACGATATTGTACAGGAAGAGGGAAACGATATAGCCGAGGTCCTTGTTAGGATAGTATCTCAGATTGGACGCCCAATAGACGATCCACACGTAGCAAGTGTACAAGTCATATATGAGGGCAATGTTGACCATTCGAAGCACAAGAATAACATAAGGAACCTGGTAAACGACCGCCTCGCACACGTAAGCGATCTTACCATGCAGTTTGTGGAAGGTAAAATAACCGTATTCTAG
- a CDS encoding MFS transporter produces the protein MAKGIIEELDNSKINSFHLRTWLIAGMGFFTDAYDLFVIGTVISILPLAGWDKLNTYDISILSSISLLASVIGAVIFGRLLDALGRKRVYGFELMLLILGALGSAFVVPVNGINYLIAWRFILGLGIGGDYAGSSTIMTEFSNTKNRGQLVGMVFSLQGVGLIAGPLITLGLLSFIHNLDLVWRVLFFIGAVPAFIVLYGRRAIGETPRYALRVKGDASSAMQSVEKISGDSKVSVSREDLEMSNIKWTDLFKNRYFMLSLIGTAGTWFLLDWAFYGNSIMSHEMLSALIPSSMSGLNKLKLSTFYTLIIFAVSAFPAYWIATFTVDRIGRKRMQVIGFLIMGITFGILGIFRYLMSPTFVTYFLLVYGISYFFTEFGPNVTTFIYAPEMFPTAIRGLGSGISSAGGKTGAFIGTALNVIIFTLYGEGELFLILAGISMLGMLMTLVLLPETSRRKLEDISGEGRYIVRTASGFKK, from the coding sequence ATGGCTAAAGGCATCATTGAAGAGCTTGATAATTCAAAGATAAATTCCTTTCATCTACGCACCTGGTTGATTGCAGGTATGGGATTCTTCACGGATGCATACGATCTTTTTGTAATAGGTACAGTTATATCAATACTCCCACTAGCTGGGTGGGATAAACTCAACACATACGATATTTCAATATTATCCTCAATATCTCTTCTTGCTTCTGTAATAGGTGCAGTGATATTTGGAAGGCTTCTCGACGCACTAGGAAGAAAAAGAGTCTATGGATTTGAGCTGATGTTGCTTATATTGGGAGCTTTAGGCAGTGCATTTGTGGTTCCAGTAAACGGTATAAATTACCTTATAGCATGGAGATTTATACTTGGACTAGGAATTGGGGGGGACTACGCAGGAAGTTCAACTATAATGACTGAATTTTCTAATACGAAGAATAGGGGACAACTTGTAGGCATGGTCTTTTCTCTCCAAGGCGTCGGTCTTATAGCAGGGCCTTTAATAACGCTAGGCCTTCTAAGCTTTATACACAACCTAGACCTTGTATGGAGGGTGCTGTTTTTCATAGGTGCTGTGCCTGCTTTCATAGTACTGTACGGCAGGCGGGCAATAGGCGAAACACCCAGATACGCACTTAGAGTAAAGGGAGATGCGAGTTCAGCAATGCAGAGTGTCGAAAAAATTTCAGGAGATTCAAAGGTTTCAGTATCAAGGGAAGATTTAGAGATGTCAAATATAAAATGGACGGATTTATTCAAAAACAGATACTTTATGCTTTCACTTATTGGAACGGCAGGGACATGGTTTTTGCTTGATTGGGCGTTTTATGGAAATTCGATAATGTCTCATGAAATGTTGAGCGCCCTTATCCCGTCATCTATGTCAGGCTTAAACAAGTTAAAGCTATCTACGTTTTACACGCTTATAATATTCGCCGTTTCTGCTTTTCCTGCATATTGGATAGCTACTTTTACTGTAGACAGAATCGGAAGAAAAAGGATGCAGGTAATTGGTTTTCTAATAATGGGCATAACATTTGGTATTCTCGGCATATTCAGGTACCTTATGTCCCCTACATTCGTTACTTATTTCCTTTTAGTGTATGGAATAAGCTATTTTTTCACAGAGTTCGGCCCAAACGTGACTACCTTCATTTATGCTCCAGAGATGTTTCCAACAGCAATACGCGGACTCGGATCTGGAATATCCTCTGCAGGGGGTAAAACTGGGGCATTCATAGGAACCGCGCTAAACGTAATTATATTTACACTTTATGGGGAAGGCGAACTTTTCCTTATACTTGCTGGAATATCGATGTTAGGTATGTTAATGACTTTAGTACTTCTACCTGAAACATCTAGAAGAAAACTCGAGGATATTTCAGGCGAGGGTAGATATATAGTAAGAACTGCTTCCGGATTTAAAAAATAG
- a CDS encoding 30S ribosomal protein S19e: protein MVSVKYVPSDMLINYVSGKLKEEKKIKEPNWVKFVKTGVSKEKPPLQDDWIYVRAASMLRKLYINGYLGISRMSSEYGGKVDRGSKRYHAASGSRSITRFLFHELESAGLVQKTQKGRSLSPQGMSLLDNASKEIIKQLAQKDPLYEKFI from the coding sequence ATGGTCAGTGTCAAATACGTTCCAAGTGATATGCTAATTAACTATGTTTCAGGGAAATTGAAAGAGGAGAAAAAGATAAAAGAGCCTAATTGGGTCAAATTTGTAAAAACGGGGGTAAGCAAAGAAAAGCCTCCACTTCAAGACGACTGGATATATGTAAGGGCAGCATCTATGCTGCGTAAACTTTACATCAATGGATACTTAGGAATTTCAAGGATGAGTAGTGAATACGGAGGCAAAGTAGATAGGGGATCGAAACGGTATCATGCGGCTTCTGGAAGCAGATCTATAACAAGATTCCTGTTTCATGAGCTAGAATCTGCAGGACTTGTTCAGAAGACTCAGAAGGGCAGATCCCTTTCTCCACAGGGAATGTCCTTGCTGGACAATGCCAGCAAAGAGATAATAAAACAGCTGGCACAGAAAGATCCTTTATATGAGAAATTCATATAA
- a CDS encoding ATP-dependent DNA helicase: MLINSEIISLSGSMYEDRSYQNEAIDFIASKLANYPGVALEAPTGSGKTMMALLGSLKYAYNGHLKILYLVRTNSQEEQVIRELRTISKNRKIRALPMQGRINLCILYKTADDLKEATAESLSKFCNSRKRQVMEGHQEACPYYTIKVRSKETKDFLFENLPTAEEFYEYAFTNNLCPYESIKASLSDADIVVAPYMYFLNKTVADRFLSHWGVSREQLIIVLDEAHNLPDIGRSLGSFRISIESLNRSEKEAQSFGDPELDRGVHVTDFIEMIRSTLERTIKERVKEDDVRIRFQEFKEYLMIMNKKSEKSIRDLNNYLYLFGEYVENEKEKAGKVPVSYCSSLAQRLEAMMDEDDAMYAAILSKSESGYIQASCLDPSSILSSLKESKTIHMSGTLEPFEFYSDVTGFDIPFRRIENVFPIENRFVSYYEGVSTKYDTLDENEIRKLASIIENIVNGVKRNTIVYFPSYAVMDKVIGSGLDFDFLQEKKNLDQTEFYDVVKKFRNGGKPLLAVSGGRLSEGMNFPGRELELILIAGIPFPRPDATNRALYDYYEMKYKKGWEYAVLAPAIIKIRQEIGRLIRGKDDHGACVILDKRAKQFRRFIPDLVKTDDPVNDINTFFSNFK; the protein is encoded by the coding sequence ATGTTGATTAACTCTGAAATAATTAGTCTTTCTGGTTCAATGTATGAGGATAGGAGCTATCAAAATGAAGCTATAGATTTTATCGCCAGTAAACTTGCCAATTACCCTGGCGTAGCACTGGAAGCTCCAACAGGGTCAGGAAAAACTATGATGGCCCTCCTTGGTTCTCTTAAATATGCGTATAACGGGCATTTGAAAATACTGTATCTTGTAAGGACAAATTCACAGGAAGAGCAGGTCATAAGAGAACTTAGGACAATATCAAAAAATAGGAAAATAAGAGCACTACCTATGCAGGGAAGGATAAATCTCTGCATACTGTACAAGACTGCCGATGATCTGAAGGAGGCAACCGCAGAATCTCTTTCAAAATTCTGCAATAGCCGCAAAAGGCAGGTAATGGAAGGCCATCAGGAAGCATGCCCTTACTACACCATAAAGGTCAGATCAAAAGAAACGAAGGATTTTTTGTTTGAAAACTTACCTACGGCTGAAGAATTTTATGAATATGCTTTTACGAATAACTTGTGCCCATACGAGAGTATTAAGGCGTCACTTTCAGATGCAGATATAGTAGTGGCGCCTTACATGTATTTTCTAAATAAAACTGTCGCCGATAGGTTCCTCTCGCACTGGGGGGTATCTAGGGAACAGTTAATAATAGTTTTAGATGAGGCCCACAATCTGCCGGATATTGGTAGATCCCTTGGTTCTTTCAGGATATCCATAGAATCATTAAACAGATCTGAAAAGGAGGCCCAATCATTTGGAGACCCTGAACTTGATAGAGGTGTGCACGTAACAGACTTCATAGAAATGATAAGAAGCACTCTTGAACGTACAATAAAGGAAAGGGTAAAGGAAGACGATGTTAGAATAAGATTTCAGGAATTCAAGGAATACTTAATGATAATGAACAAGAAAAGCGAGAAGTCAATAAGGGATCTCAATAACTATCTCTATTTGTTTGGAGAATACGTTGAAAACGAAAAGGAGAAAGCCGGCAAGGTACCTGTTTCATACTGTTCTTCGCTCGCCCAAAGGCTAGAAGCCATGATGGATGAAGATGATGCTATGTATGCAGCTATATTATCAAAGTCAGAATCTGGCTATATACAAGCGTCATGCCTAGACCCATCATCTATATTATCATCGTTGAAGGAGTCGAAGACCATACATATGTCTGGTACATTGGAACCATTCGAATTTTATTCTGACGTAACTGGCTTTGATATACCATTCCGCAGGATAGAAAATGTTTTTCCAATTGAAAACCGATTTGTCTCCTATTACGAAGGTGTTTCAACAAAGTATGATACTCTCGATGAGAACGAAATAAGGAAACTAGCTAGCATAATAGAAAATATCGTTAATGGCGTCAAGAGGAATACAATAGTTTATTTTCCCTCCTATGCAGTAATGGACAAAGTTATAGGATCTGGTCTAGATTTCGACTTTCTGCAGGAGAAGAAGAACTTAGATCAAACTGAATTTTACGATGTTGTCAAAAAATTCAGAAACGGCGGGAAGCCTCTGCTTGCTGTCTCTGGAGGTCGCCTGTCTGAGGGCATGAACTTTCCTGGGAGGGAATTAGAGCTTATACTAATAGCAGGCATACCGTTTCCCAGGCCGGATGCAACGAACAGGGCACTGTACGATTATTACGAAATGAAGTACAAAAAAGGATGGGAGTATGCAGTGCTTGCGCCTGCTATAATTAAGATTAGGCAGGAGATAGGGAGGCTTATAAGGGGAAAAGATGATCACGGGGCCTGCGTAATACTTGACAAAAGAGCAAAACAGTTCAGGAGATTTATACCAGACCTTGTCAAAACAGACGATCCAGTGAATGACATAAACACTTTCTTTTCCAACTTCAAGTAA
- a CDS encoding 50S ribosomal protein L39e, translating into MSRNKELGRKIRLMKKVKQNRRVPGWVMMRTARKVTQNPLRRNWRRGNLKI; encoded by the coding sequence ATGAGCAGGAATAAGGAACTAGGCCGGAAAATTCGTTTGATGAAGAAAGTAAAGCAAAACAGAAGGGTTCCAGGGTGGGTCATGATGAGGACTGCCAGGAAAGTAACACAAAACCCCCTAAGGAGAAATTGGAGACGTGGAAACCTGAAGATATGA
- a CDS encoding 4Fe-4S dicluster domain-containing protein produces MIYKMTDKDMEILFERISKDFQSFGSKEENGDIVFGDIQRFSDISEEKSSYPPKDFLIERSENILSIPRAEKRAVFGVKSCDLRGFYIMDKQILGKDPFYTVKRENTMFINFVCEKMCSGGFCTSFGGPVLDEYDVQVLHKNGYFYVEASDKYEKYLFGFSESDDQNVFEEHKKEFESLYGRLNVDGIENRMKWSSNLWNKFANYCISCGACNYSCPTCYCVDVYDDDDGRKKEWDSCILEGFTRTAAGNVRPELSERLRQRFYHKFKYYKLSRGAYLCTGCNRCVDDCPVDIDIKEVITHDYDRE; encoded by the coding sequence ATGATATATAAAATGACAGACAAGGATATGGAAATTTTGTTTGAAAGGATATCCAAAGATTTCCAATCCTTTGGTTCTAAGGAAGAAAATGGGGATATCGTATTTGGAGATATTCAGAGATTTAGTGATATTTCAGAGGAAAAGAGCAGTTATCCCCCAAAGGATTTTTTGATTGAGCGTTCGGAGAATATATTGTCGATACCTAGGGCCGAAAAAAGGGCAGTATTTGGTGTTAAGAGCTGCGATCTACGTGGTTTCTACATAATGGACAAGCAGATCCTGGGAAAAGATCCTTTCTATACGGTGAAAAGGGAAAATACTATGTTCATAAATTTTGTATGTGAAAAAATGTGCAGCGGAGGGTTCTGCACAAGCTTTGGGGGGCCTGTTCTTGATGAGTATGATGTGCAAGTTCTGCACAAGAATGGCTACTTTTATGTTGAAGCTTCAGACAAATATGAAAAGTATCTTTTCGGATTCAGTGAATCTGATGATCAGAACGTATTTGAAGAACACAAGAAGGAATTCGAATCCCTTTACGGCAGGCTTAACGTTGATGGGATAGAAAATAGGATGAAATGGTCATCCAACCTCTGGAATAAGTTTGCAAATTACTGCATATCCTGTGGTGCATGTAATTATTCCTGCCCTACCTGTTACTGCGTTGACGTGTATGACGACGATGACGGAAGGAAGAAGGAGTGGGACTCCTGCATACTTGAGGGCTTCACCCGAACAGCAGCCGGAAACGTAAGGCCCGAACTATCCGAGAGGCTTAGGCAAAGGTTCTATCACAAATTCAAGTACTATAAGCTTTCTAGAGGAGCTTATCTCTGCACAGGCTGCAACCGTTGTGTAGATGATTGTCCGGTAGACATCGATATAAAGGAGGTGATAACGCACGATTACGATAGGGAATAA
- a CDS encoding translation initiation factor IF-6 yields MIRKTSVMRSSFIGIYAKAWDDVAFITKMADEKTVNEFREVLQVDIKRISIDGSTLIGTMIAVNSNGIVLPYGSNIDGLDGIDGRNVLYLKDKINAVGNDIIANDHGAIIHKAFSNKARKEIEDTLGVETIRTSIGNILTVGSASVLTSKGMLVNPETDDDELEFLKDFFKVSVKSGTANFGSIYVGASIVANSKGILVGRDTTPIEIDRIDDVLS; encoded by the coding sequence GTGATAAGGAAGACATCAGTCATGAGGAGCAGCTTTATAGGTATATATGCAAAAGCTTGGGATGATGTCGCTTTTATCACAAAAATGGCCGACGAAAAGACTGTAAATGAGTTCAGGGAAGTGCTCCAGGTTGATATTAAGAGGATAAGTATCGACGGATCTACACTTATTGGAACCATGATAGCTGTTAACTCTAATGGCATAGTGCTCCCATATGGTTCGAACATAGATGGCCTGGACGGGATAGATGGAAGAAACGTTTTATACCTTAAAGATAAAATAAACGCCGTGGGAAACGATATAATTGCAAACGATCACGGCGCAATAATACACAAGGCATTTAGCAATAAGGCCAGAAAAGAAATAGAAGATACATTAGGCGTTGAAACAATTAGAACTTCAATAGGGAACATATTGACCGTAGGCAGCGCGTCTGTTCTGACCTCCAAGGGCATGCTCGTAAACCCTGAAACTGACGATGATGAATTAGAGTTTCTCAAGGACTTCTTTAAAGTATCGGTAAAATCTGGCACTGCAAATTTTGGAAGCATATATGTTGGTGCGTCCATAGTCGCAAATTCAAAGGGCATTCTAGTCGGGCGTGACACTACACCTATTGAAATAGATAGGATAGACGATGTACTTTCGTAG
- the rimI gene encoding ribosomal protein S18-alanine N-acetyltransferase: protein MAINAVAGTIREFSPKDIESVYRIAQTSLTEYYTQALILDLHREWPESFMVYTVAGSVVGFIVGSKYSRTEARILLFAVDERFRRMGVGSALMDAFLSLCREQNMLSVRLEVRTDNDEAIRFYKKYGFVITAMLPNYYSDSSNAYTMWRIV from the coding sequence ATGGCTATTAATGCTGTTGCCGGAACTATCAGAGAGTTCTCACCGAAAGATATCGAGAGTGTTTATAGGATAGCACAGACTTCCTTAACTGAGTATTATACGCAAGCCCTGATACTTGATCTCCACAGAGAATGGCCGGAATCATTTATGGTTTACACTGTAGCTGGTTCTGTTGTCGGTTTTATAGTAGGATCGAAGTATTCGAGGACGGAGGCCAGGATATTACTCTTCGCAGTCGATGAGAGGTTCAGGAGAATGGGTGTAGGCAGCGCATTGATGGATGCATTCCTTAGCCTGTGCAGAGAGCAGAACATGCTCAGCGTAAGGCTGGAAGTCAGGACAGACAATGACGAAGCTATAAGATTCTACAAAAAATATGGATTCGTCATTACTGCTATGCTACCAAACTATTATAGCGATTCATCCAATGCGTATACAATGTGGCGTATAGTTTAA
- a CDS encoding 50S ribosomal protein L31e, producing MPDDEVSKEIIMNIPLREAKLSSRKRRADTSISILRNYVSKKLKVDTSKIWIDPKVSETIWKKGREKPPSKLSLKIIKLEEGTTEIILP from the coding sequence TTGCCAGATGATGAAGTTTCAAAGGAAATTATAATGAATATACCCCTTAGGGAAGCGAAGCTTTCCTCAAGGAAGAGAAGGGCGGATACATCCATATCTATATTGAGGAATTACGTATCCAAGAAACTCAAAGTAGATACAAGTAAGATATGGATTGATCCGAAAGTAAGTGAGACGATATGGAAGAAGGGGAGAGAAAAACCTCCATCAAAATTATCCCTGAAGATAATAAAGCTAGAAGAAGGAACGACAGAAATTATTCTGCCTTGA
- the pyrE gene encoding orotate phosphoribosyltransferase: protein MLSEDLVKSGAIKFGDFILTSGKRSDYYVDIKEAATDPNLLSEIASEFSKMIHARKIAGMELGAVPLIVATSLNMGIPYVIVRKERSHGTLSLIVGRLNRGEEVDVIEDVVTTGNSVLKAINVLRENGVVVKDAYCVVDREEGGAKLLENNGIKLHPIVRISELKR, encoded by the coding sequence ATGTTGAGCGAGGATCTAGTCAAATCAGGAGCCATAAAGTTTGGAGATTTCATACTTACCTCAGGCAAACGATCTGATTATTACGTTGATATTAAGGAGGCAGCTACAGATCCAAATCTCCTGAGTGAAATAGCTTCAGAGTTTTCGAAGATGATCCATGCAAGAAAGATTGCAGGGATGGAGCTAGGTGCTGTACCTTTAATAGTAGCTACGTCTTTGAACATGGGGATACCATACGTTATTGTGAGGAAGGAAAGATCGCACGGTACCCTCAGCCTTATAGTGGGGCGGCTAAATCGTGGGGAAGAGGTAGACGTAATAGAAGACGTAGTTACTACAGGAAACTCCGTCTTGAAGGCCATAAATGTGCTGCGGGAAAACGGCGTTGTTGTAAAGGATGCTTATTGTGTTGTCGACAGGGAAGAAGGAGGCGCAAAGCTACTTGAAAACAACGGAATAAAGCTGCATCCAATAGTAAGAATATCTGAGCTCAAGAGGTAA
- a CDS encoding zinc ribbon domain-containing protein, with amino-acid sequence MRIGGINQITKKGDGKGKDYRFLLKNAFPYGMLASQVMYKASWEGLPAIELTRKETRNTSRMCSVCDTLARIGHGRILKCDSCGIEIDRDVNACINIAFRYRTCLKRSHKGLPGEAVKQSKDVEQMAGSQISTDI; translated from the coding sequence TTGAGAATTGGGGGAATAAATCAGATTACAAAGAAGGGCGATGGAAAAGGGAAGGATTACAGATTCCTTCTTAAGAATGCATTTCCATATGGGATGCTTGCATCCCAGGTAATGTATAAGGCATCATGGGAAGGCCTTCCTGCCATAGAGCTGACAAGAAAGGAAACAAGGAACACCAGCAGGATGTGCTCGGTATGTGATACTCTGGCCAGAATAGGGCATGGCAGGATCCTGAAGTGTGATTCCTGCGGTATTGAGATAGACCGTGATGTGAATGCATGCATAAACATTGCATTCAGGTATCGGACATGTCTGAAACGATCCCATAAAGGCCTGCCAGGTGAAGCTGTGAAGCAGTCAAAAGATGTGGAGCAGATGGCAGGAAGCCAAATATCAACGGATATTTGA
- a CDS encoding FAD/NAD(P)-binding protein produces METADTYTIVLTERNMGYAGQFYMVSKEGIGEAPISVGSGYGNPLMFSIKAVGSVTKGIMNDPYGEIGIRGPYGNVWPWKSYEHVVAIAGGIGIPPIKALIEDMQGHTSLDKLTVLYGARSPSDIVYRSEIETWKEEMDFRITVDKGDENWRGHVGVVTTLVPEIKEYNHGAAFVIGPPVMMKFSVKSLLDAGFAEDNIYLSLERRMECGIGVCGHCNIGRWYACEDGPIFKYSDTKEEPELFL; encoded by the coding sequence ATGGAAACGGCAGACACATATACTATAGTGTTAACAGAACGCAATATGGGGTATGCAGGGCAGTTCTACATGGTATCGAAGGAAGGGATAGGTGAAGCGCCCATATCTGTAGGAAGCGGATACGGAAATCCACTTATGTTCTCCATTAAAGCTGTTGGTTCTGTAACTAAGGGGATAATGAATGATCCATACGGTGAAATCGGAATAAGGGGACCTTATGGGAATGTATGGCCTTGGAAGAGCTACGAACATGTAGTGGCAATTGCGGGGGGTATAGGTATACCGCCAATAAAGGCTTTGATTGAAGACATGCAGGGGCATACAAGCCTTGATAAGCTTACCGTTCTCTACGGTGCTAGGAGCCCTTCAGATATAGTTTACAGAAGTGAGATAGAAACATGGAAGGAGGAGATGGATTTTCGTATAACCGTAGATAAAGGTGATGAGAATTGGAGAGGCCATGTCGGGGTAGTGACTACTCTTGTGCCTGAAATTAAAGAATACAATCATGGTGCTGCATTCGTTATCGGCCCGCCAGTTATGATGAAATTTTCTGTCAAATCGCTGCTTGATGCTGGATTCGCAGAAGATAATATATACCTGTCCCTTGAGAGGAGGATGGAATGCGGCATAGGCGTATGCGGCCATTGCAATATAGGCCGATGGTATGCATGCGAAGATGGGCCAATATTTAAGTACTCTGACACTAAGGAAGAGCCGGAGCTGTTCCTATAA
- a CDS encoding DNA-binding protein codes for MSDDEELEKIRRRQMEELQRQAMQRQMAEEEEKQREIEKARRQQILRQILDPSARERLNNVRLVRPDLADNVENQLIQLASMGRINRIIKESDIIDILSKLTENKREPKIERRSK; via the coding sequence ATGAGTGATGATGAAGAATTAGAAAAAATAAGAAGAAGGCAGATGGAAGAACTTCAACGTCAGGCCATGCAAAGGCAGATGGCTGAAGAGGAAGAAAAACAAAGAGAAATTGAAAAGGCTAGGAGGCAACAAATACTGCGCCAGATCCTTGATCCATCTGCAAGAGAGCGTTTGAACAACGTTCGCCTAGTAAGGCCGGATCTTGCAGACAACGTTGAAAACCAGCTTATACAGCTTGCTTCGATGGGGAGGATAAACAGGATAATAAAAGAGAGTGATATAATAGATATACTGAGCAAACTTACTGAAAATAAAAGAGAACCAAAAATAGAGAGGAGAAGTAAATGA